In a genomic window of Pedobacter sp. KBS0701:
- the porV gene encoding type IX secretion system outer membrane channel protein PorV, with product MVNKTFVYLILYLFFVNKAGAQYISGYGTDGSRQANIYTAVPFLLIIPHPRSGGMGNAGVALSADANSTAINTAALAFLPAKNYGFSANYSPWLKQLVPDMSISYLSGYYRLNERSTVSASLRYFSIGNVSFSNENSQELGIYSPNESAFDIGYSLQLGPEFALGGNLRYINSNLLGGGSISSRSSGPGNAVAADISGLYRTRVALLGTNSLWSLGLSLSNIGTKLVYGNTGKSFFLPANFRIGSALQFGEEESTVTIALDLNKLMVPTQPIYDQQGNIIKGRDPERSVPSGIFGSFADAPGGFHEELKEVGLSTGAEFSFKEKFFFRAGYCYQHPEKGNISYLTTGLGLKYNVLSLDLSYLIGTPSNNPMANTLRFGLQANFGNTR from the coding sequence ATGGTGAATAAAACATTTGTTTACCTTATCCTATACCTTTTTTTTGTAAATAAAGCAGGGGCACAGTATATTTCAGGCTATGGGACTGACGGCAGCAGGCAGGCGAACATCTATACGGCCGTACCTTTTCTGTTGATCATTCCCCACCCGCGTTCGGGAGGGATGGGAAATGCCGGGGTTGCATTAAGCGCAGATGCGAACTCTACAGCAATAAATACCGCTGCGCTTGCATTCCTGCCCGCAAAGAATTATGGTTTTTCAGCCAATTATAGTCCATGGTTAAAGCAGCTTGTACCTGATATGAGCATTTCTTACCTGAGCGGTTATTATCGGTTGAATGAAAGAAGTACGGTATCTGCATCTCTGAGGTATTTTTCTATAGGCAATGTGTCTTTCAGTAATGAAAACAGTCAGGAACTGGGTATCTACAGCCCCAATGAATCGGCATTTGACATTGGTTATTCGCTACAGCTAGGGCCTGAGTTTGCGCTGGGCGGTAATTTACGTTACATCAACAGCAATCTTTTGGGTGGAGGAAGTATAAGTAGCCGCAGCAGCGGACCTGGGAATGCAGTTGCCGCGGACATATCGGGCCTGTATCGGACGAGGGTTGCCCTTTTGGGGACTAACTCCCTTTGGAGCCTGGGGTTAAGCCTATCCAACATAGGAACCAAACTGGTTTATGGAAATACAGGGAAATCTTTTTTTCTTCCGGCCAATTTCAGGATAGGTTCAGCGCTTCAGTTTGGTGAGGAAGAAAGCACGGTGACCATAGCATTGGATCTTAATAAACTTATGGTGCCGACCCAGCCAATTTATGATCAGCAGGGCAATATTATAAAGGGAAGAGATCCTGAACGTTCCGTACCCTCCGGTATTTTTGGTTCCTTTGCCGATGCACCTGGTGGCTTCCATGAGGAGCTTAAGGAAGTAGGCCTATCAACCGGTGCTGAGTTTTCCTTTAAAGAAAAGTTCTTTTTTAGGGCAGGCTACTGTTATCAGCATCCTGAGAAGGGGAATATTTCCTATCTCACCACCGGCCTTGGGTTAAAATACAATGTCCTTTCACTTGACCTATCTTATTTAATCGGAACACCCTCAAATAATCCAATGGCAAACACCCTTCGATTTGGCTTGCAGGCAAATTTTGGTAATACAAGGTAA
- a CDS encoding sensor histidine kinase, producing the protein MNKLLNARIRKEIGYQTLFWLALLMFGTARNYGECGESDFREFFYYGICHVIFQIVGANFIYYVLIRKYFDHKKYVLFSACLLFAVYVLGVLNRIFIVYFAEPFFANYPKNSIIEIVTDIEYLLICYIIPILSGAFIFISIMYILRYKNEKQNTVQLQKEKAELELNALKSQLNPHFLFNTLNNIYSLSIVNSSYTSESISRLSDILDYILYKGRQRLVRISDELKIIDAYIELEKLRYDERLSITKFENIEFVNLVPPLLYLSLVENAFKHGAERTGGNIDIRISVITTIDYSVFKVGNSVFEENSGRRENKGIGLENVEKQLRSYYPDQYSMKITNKNNWFTVEIIIPRNHD; encoded by the coding sequence GTGAATAAGCTGCTGAACGCAAGAATTAGAAAAGAAATTGGCTACCAAACTTTATTTTGGTTGGCATTATTGATGTTTGGCACTGCCAGGAACTATGGTGAGTGCGGAGAATCTGATTTTAGAGAATTCTTCTATTATGGCATCTGCCACGTAATATTTCAGATCGTTGGAGCTAATTTTATTTACTACGTTTTGATCAGGAAATATTTCGACCATAAAAAATATGTGCTGTTTTCAGCTTGTCTTTTATTCGCCGTCTATGTTCTGGGAGTGCTCAACCGTATATTCATTGTTTACTTCGCGGAGCCATTTTTTGCCAATTATCCAAAGAACAGTATCATAGAGATTGTAACAGACATAGAATACCTCCTGATCTGTTATATTATTCCGATTCTTTCGGGCGCATTCATATTCATCTCAATCATGTATATTTTACGCTATAAGAATGAGAAACAAAACACGGTACAACTTCAGAAAGAGAAAGCTGAACTCGAATTGAACGCCTTGAAATCGCAGCTCAATCCCCATTTTCTCTTCAACACACTCAACAATATCTACTCCTTATCTATCGTCAATTCCAGTTATACCTCGGAATCGATCAGCCGGCTTTCCGACATCCTGGATTATATTCTGTATAAGGGGCGGCAGAGGCTGGTGAGAATCTCTGATGAGCTTAAAATAATCGATGCCTACATTGAACTCGAAAAGTTGCGATATGACGAACGTTTAAGTATTACCAAATTTGAAAATATTGAATTTGTGAATTTAGTTCCCCCACTACTGTATTTGTCATTAGTTGAAAATGCCTTTAAGCATGGTGCAGAAAGAACAGGCGGAAATATTGATATTCGTATTTCGGTAATAACCACTATTGATTATTCTGTTTTTAAAGTAGGAAATTCAGTATTTGAAGAAAATTCCGGTAGAAGAGAGAATAAGGGTATAGGTCTGGAGAATGTGGAAAAACAACTGCGCTCCTATTACCCGGATCAATATTCAATGAAAATAACCAATAAAAACAATTGGTTTACAGTTGAAATAATAATCCCCAGAAATCATGATTAA
- a CDS encoding acyltransferase, with the protein MDRERFYGLDHLRAIAILLVLLYHYRMFEHPAWVDTIGWVGWTGVDLFFVLSGFLISWQLFREIREHQNIKLRTFITKRFFRIIPPYAFTLLLYFCLPFFRERASLPPLWKFISFTQNYGLDVFNYGTFSHAWSLCIEEQFYLFLPLVLLFLLSAKAINYIRVIIPLLIIISIILRYFSWTEDVFPDINTNDFWRTWYMKIYYPTHTRLDGLSIGVLIGYLFSFSQKFKAAVDSYGNPLLLTGMLAVVLSLWFCKDQVSENTSFFGFTLIAVSYGILLLGSISKSSVLSRQKYRITSQLAALSYSVYLSHKGIIHMVQWLLKKENIPTSGNVALFICFTACIITGLFYRLVIEKPSDQVKNLILHHKKQLQ; encoded by the coding sequence ATGGATAGAGAAAGATTTTATGGCCTGGATCACTTGCGAGCCATCGCTATACTACTGGTACTCCTGTACCATTACAGAATGTTTGAGCATCCGGCCTGGGTAGATACCATCGGCTGGGTTGGCTGGACAGGGGTTGACCTCTTTTTTGTATTGAGCGGGTTTTTAATTTCCTGGCAACTGTTCAGGGAGATCAGAGAACATCAAAATATTAAATTGAGAACTTTTATCACCAAAAGGTTTTTCCGGATCATCCCGCCTTACGCATTTACTTTATTACTGTATTTCTGTCTTCCCTTTTTCAGGGAGAGAGCGAGTTTACCGCCGTTATGGAAGTTCATCTCCTTTACTCAAAATTATGGCCTGGACGTTTTTAATTATGGTACTTTTTCTCATGCCTGGTCTTTGTGCATCGAAGAGCAGTTCTATCTGTTTTTGCCATTGGTGCTGTTATTTCTTCTCAGTGCAAAGGCAATTAACTACATCAGAGTTATCATCCCGTTATTGATCATTATTTCCATTATCCTACGCTATTTCTCCTGGACAGAAGATGTTTTTCCAGATATCAACACCAATGATTTTTGGAGAACGTGGTATATGAAGATCTATTATCCTACCCATACCAGGCTTGACGGATTGTCCATTGGTGTATTGATCGGTTATCTGTTCAGTTTTTCGCAGAAGTTTAAGGCAGCGGTTGACAGTTACGGAAATCCACTGCTTCTCACCGGCATGCTGGCAGTTGTGTTGTCGCTGTGGTTTTGTAAAGACCAGGTCTCTGAAAATACCTCGTTTTTTGGCTTTACCTTAATAGCAGTCAGCTACGGGATCCTGCTGCTGGGTTCGATTTCAAAATCATCTGTTTTAAGCAGGCAAAAATATCGTATCACATCACAACTGGCGGCGCTTTCTTATTCCGTTTATCTTTCACATAAGGGGATCATCCACATGGTACAGTGGTTACTTAAAAAAGAAAATATTCCTACGTCAGGAAATGTTGCTCTTTTTATATGCTTTACGGCATGTATCATCACTGGATTATTTTACCGCCTTGTGATCGAAAAACCGTCAGATCAAGTTAAAAATCTAATACTACACCATAAAAAACAACTCCAATGA
- a CDS encoding cupin domain-containing protein, whose translation MKTSGYIKLISSVEINDKSVAELNILPGEKTPWHYHTLFSETFAVLKGSLEVGKGKNILHLKQGDTATILPNEKHYYHNVSGEECIVTTTINPGNKNFENALYILKGLANDGLATTAGTPKRFTDLVLFVYLSNSRMVGLQKMAEPVFNIFANAAIKKGKLNKLIQKYGNRTQ comes from the coding sequence ATGAAAACATCAGGATATATCAAACTGATCAGTTCAGTCGAGATTAATGATAAAAGCGTGGCGGAGCTGAATATACTTCCCGGAGAAAAGACACCCTGGCATTATCATACATTATTTTCAGAAACATTTGCAGTCCTTAAAGGAAGCCTTGAGGTTGGGAAAGGTAAAAACATCCTCCATTTAAAGCAGGGAGATACGGCAACCATACTGCCTAATGAGAAACATTATTACCACAATGTTTCCGGCGAAGAATGCATTGTAACCACAACAATTAATCCGGGGAATAAAAACTTTGAAAATGCCCTATATATTTTAAAAGGACTAGCCAATGATGGTTTGGCCACCACCGCAGGAACACCTAAGAGGTTTACAGATTTAGTGCTGTTTGTTTACCTAAGCAACTCCAGAATGGTTGGCCTTCAGAAAATGGCTGAGCCCGTGTTTAACATCTTTGCAAACGCTGCTATTAAAAAAGGAAAACTCAATAAATTAATACAAAAGTATGGTAACCGAACACAATAA
- a CDS encoding LytTR family DNA-binding domain-containing protein: MINCIIVDDEPLAVKLLENHISKIEDLKLVAKGKNAFEAYKLLQNHEVDLMFLDIQMPDLNGIEFVKSLTKKPMTIFTTAFREYAIDGFELEAVDYLLKPITFERFFKSVYRILRNTERDIPDFVVFKAQGFNRKIKINDILYFESNGNDVKLILTNDILTVSKTSISDMETSLRNKGFVRIHRSFLINPNAVTAANHNEILLGKFTVPVGRSYKKDFDNFFRQFFAKRLI; this comes from the coding sequence ATGATTAATTGCATTATTGTAGATGATGAACCTTTAGCTGTTAAGCTTCTCGAAAATCATATCTCTAAAATTGAAGATCTGAAACTTGTGGCAAAAGGAAAAAATGCTTTTGAAGCATATAAACTGTTACAAAACCATGAAGTAGACTTGATGTTCCTGGACATCCAGATGCCGGACCTCAATGGGATAGAATTTGTAAAATCCCTGACTAAAAAGCCCATGACCATATTTACTACTGCATTTAGAGAATACGCTATAGACGGATTCGAACTCGAAGCCGTAGATTATTTGCTGAAGCCCATTACTTTCGAAAGATTCTTTAAATCGGTTTACCGAATATTAAGAAATACAGAAAGGGATATTCCTGATTTTGTTGTGTTTAAAGCCCAAGGATTTAACAGAAAGATCAAAATAAATGACATTCTCTATTTCGAAAGTAATGGAAATGATGTTAAACTCATTCTTACCAATGATATCCTGACGGTTTCTAAAACCTCTATTTCTGACATGGAAACCAGTTTACGAAACAAAGGATTTGTAAGGATCCACCGTTCTTTTCTGATCAATCCAAATGCCGTTACGGCTGCGAACCACAATGAGATTCTGCTGGGGAAATTTACGGTTCCTGTAGGCAGAAGTTACAAAAAGGACTTTGATAATTTTTTCAGGCAGTTTTTTGCAAAACGATTGATCTGA
- a CDS encoding DUF4267 domain-containing protein, translated as MTTKISYAIAFLLGFGMVFLGSRFFWSPEAATAGYGIRFNAQGDYSFHYIKGIRDIFSGLVICAFVLLNERRALGLTLLTGTIIPLADMLIVLGKSYNSMFQALPHITAIAICTVFGIILLAAKPQSKKL; from the coding sequence ATGACAACTAAAATTTCTTATGCCATCGCGTTTTTATTAGGTTTTGGAATGGTCTTTCTAGGCTCCCGCTTTTTTTGGTCTCCCGAAGCAGCAACAGCCGGGTACGGTATCCGTTTTAATGCACAGGGAGATTATTCATTTCATTATATCAAAGGGATCAGGGATATATTTTCCGGCCTGGTCATTTGTGCTTTCGTCTTGCTGAATGAGCGCCGTGCACTTGGCCTTACATTATTGACAGGAACGATAATTCCACTTGCAGATATGCTTATCGTGCTGGGCAAAAGTTATAACAGCATGTTTCAGGCATTGCCACATATTACTGCCATTGCCATTTGCACCGTATTCGGGATCATTTTATTAGCTGCAAAACCCCAGTCAAAAAAGTTATGA
- a CDS encoding cupin domain-containing protein, whose product MGTSKPIPVTVEPTGGEILSVAGGNYRILVSGKQTNGAFSTIEMLVPPQNGPGPHSHADFYESFYIIDGEVEVHSEAGSYAAKKGSFVVVPKGGIVHYFKNVSDKMAQLLCTVVPAGLEEFFEEIGEPAAAGELLPPPAMNAESIKNLQAIALKYGQVVYPPNFLDQK is encoded by the coding sequence ATGGGAACCTCAAAACCAATACCGGTTACAGTAGAGCCTACAGGCGGAGAAATACTATCCGTAGCTGGTGGTAATTACCGCATACTTGTTTCAGGCAAACAAACCAATGGCGCATTTTCGACTATTGAGATGCTTGTGCCACCTCAAAATGGCCCCGGTCCGCATTCCCATGCCGATTTTTATGAATCGTTTTATATTATTGACGGCGAAGTGGAAGTTCATTCCGAGGCTGGGTCCTATGCCGCAAAAAAGGGCTCTTTTGTAGTGGTGCCTAAGGGAGGTATTGTGCATTATTTTAAAAATGTAAGCGATAAGATGGCTCAATTGCTTTGTACAGTTGTGCCTGCAGGACTTGAAGAGTTTTTTGAGGAAATTGGTGAGCCTGCAGCTGCCGGCGAACTTCTTCCACCGCCAGCAATGAACGCTGAATCAATTAAAAACTTACAGGCTATAGCGTTAAAATACGGACAGGTAGTGTATCCACCAAACTTTCTTGATCAGAAATAA
- a CDS encoding Crp/Fnr family transcriptional regulator, producing MINTLLNNIQNLISLSEEEKDIVTALFREKTFKKGDFFLAEGQICKQVGFVTKGLMRYYINHDGEEKTYAFSQENQYVCNYESFLPQSPSSKIIQALEDCDVFVISHRNLQLLYAKVREGERYGRIAIESVFLQILKDINSFYTETPETRYERFLHNHPDLQQRISQYHIASFVGVKPQSLSRIRKRIFNKI from the coding sequence ATGATAAACACCTTACTTAATAACATACAAAATCTGATCAGCCTAAGCGAAGAAGAAAAAGATATTGTAACCGCTCTGTTCAGGGAGAAGACTTTCAAAAAAGGTGACTTCTTTTTAGCAGAAGGGCAAATTTGCAAACAGGTTGGATTTGTTACTAAAGGATTGATGAGATATTACATCAATCACGACGGCGAGGAAAAGACCTATGCCTTCTCTCAGGAAAATCAGTATGTATGCAATTATGAGAGTTTTCTTCCCCAAAGCCCATCTTCTAAGATTATTCAGGCTTTGGAAGACTGTGATGTTTTTGTAATTTCGCATAGAAATCTGCAACTACTTTATGCAAAAGTTCGCGAAGGTGAACGCTACGGCAGAATTGCCATCGAATCAGTTTTTTTACAAATACTGAAGGACATTAATTCATTTTATACGGAAACACCCGAAACCCGTTACGAAAGATTTTTACATAACCACCCGGATTTGCAGCAAAGGATTTCGCAATACCATATCGCCTCATTTGTTGGCGTAAAGCCTCAATCACTAAGCCGCATCCGGAAAAGAATTTTCAATAAAATTTAA